A genomic window from Gossypium hirsutum isolate 1008001.06 chromosome D12, Gossypium_hirsutum_v2.1, whole genome shotgun sequence includes:
- the LOC121224109 gene encoding calcium-dependent lipid-binding protein isoform X2: MGLISGILMGMIFGVSLMAGWLQMMKYRSGKRIGKAVDIKTLSTLNRDDLRKICGDNYPEWISFPVFEQAKWLNKQLSKLWPFVAEAASAVLKESVEPLLEDYRPTAVNSLKFAKLSLGTVAPKIEGIRVQSLKKGQVTMDIDLRWGGDPNIVLEVDTPVGNIPIQLKDLQVFTVVRVIFHLAEEMPCISALLVALLSEPKPRIDYTLKAVGGSLTGLPGISDMIDDTVESIVTDTLQWPHRIVVPMGGTAVDASEFELKPEGRLTVTVVRANDLKNLEMIGKSDPYVVVHIRPRFKVKTKTIDNNLSPVWNETFELIAEDRETQGLTVEVFDKDIGQDQRLGIAKVRLSELEPEKPKEVNLRLLVSLDTLKVKDKKDRGTCTIKQGGTIGCARRRKEDLRSKKRNERSRSYREHGGCGRCVGIWVQYHYRR, encoded by the exons ATGGGGTTGATTTCGGGGATTTTGATGGGAATGATCTTCGGTGTTTCGTTAATGGCTGGTTGGCTTCAAATGATGAAATACCGAAGCGGGAAACGAATCGGAAAG GCAGTTGATATAAAAACTCTTTCGACTCTCAATAGAGATGATCTTAGGAAAATTTGTGGAGATAATTATCCTGAATGGATATCTTTCCCTGTCTTTGAACAG GCAAAATGGTTGAACAAGCAATTGAGCAAATTATGGCCTTTTGTTGCAGAG GCAGCATCAGCTGTGCTCAAAGAATCTGTTGAACCACTCTTGGAAGACTACCGACCTACGGCAGTTAACTCACTGAAGTTTGCCAAATTGTCTCTCGGAACTGTGGCTCCGAAGATTGAAG GTATTCGTGTTCAGAGCCTTAAGAAAGGTCAAGTCACGATGGATATTGATCTTCGGTGGGGTGGTGATCCAAATATAGTTTTAGAAGTTGATACACCTGTTGGTAATATACCAATTCAG TTGAAGGATCTTCAAGTTTTTACGGTTGTTCGAGTCATTTTCCATCTTGCTGAAGAGATGCCTTGTATTTCTGCACTACTTGTTGCTCTTCTTTCTGAG CCAAAACCTAGAATTGATTACACTCTGAAGGCTGTTGGTGGAAGCTTAACTGGACTTCCTGGAATTTCGGATATGATTGAT GATACCGTGGAGTCAATTGTCACAGACACGCTTCAATGGCCACACAGAATTGTTGTTCCAATGGGTGGTACAGCAGTTGATGCAAG TGAATTCGAGCTTAAACCTGAGGGAAGGTTGACAGTTACAGTAGTGAGAGCTAATGATTTAAAGAACTTGGAAATGATTGGAAAATCCGATCCCTATGTGGTCGTGCACATTCGACCTCGGTTCAAGGTTAAAACAAAAACCATTGATAACAACTTGAGTCCTGTTTGGAATGAAACATTTGAGTTGATTGCAGAAGACAGAGAGACACAAGGACTAACTGTAGAG GTTTTCGACAAGGATATCGGGCAAGACCAGAGATTAGGAATCGCGAAAGTTCGTTTGAGTGAACTGGAACCCGAGAAACCAAAGGAAGTTAATCTGAGGCTTCTGGTCTCACTTGATACACTTAAAGTAAAAGATAAGAAGGACAGAGGAACTTGTACCATTAAG CAAGGAGGAACAATTGGCTGCGctagaagaagaaaagaggatCTTAGAAGcaagaaaagaaatgaaagaagcAGGAGTTATCGAGAGCACGGCGGATGCGGTCGATGCGTCGGCATCTGGGTCCAGTACCACTACCGGAGGTAG
- the LOC121224109 gene encoding calcium-dependent lipid-binding protein isoform X1 — MGLISGILMGMIFGVSLMAGWLQMMKYRSGKRIGKAVDIKTLSTLNRDDLRKICGDNYPEWISFPVFEQAKWLNKQLSKLWPFVAEAASAVLKESVEPLLEDYRPTAVNSLKFAKLSLGTVAPKIEGIRVQSLKKGQVTMDIDLRWGGDPNIVLEVDTPVGNIPIQLKDLQVFTVVRVIFHLAEEMPCISALLVALLSEPKPRIDYTLKAVGGSLTGLPGISDMIDDTVESIVTDTLQWPHRIVVPMGGTAVDASEFELKPEGRLTVTVVRANDLKNLEMIGKSDPYVVVHIRPRFKVKTKTIDNNLSPVWNETFELIAEDRETQGLTVEVFDKDIGQDQRLGIAKVRLSELEPEKPKEVNLRLLVSLDTLKVKDKKDRGTCTIKLLYHLFSKEEQLAALEEEKRILEARKEMKEAGVIESTADAVDASASGSSTTTGGSGIMGSVGRELSKAGKFMGRTITGHSKRIE; from the exons ATGGGGTTGATTTCGGGGATTTTGATGGGAATGATCTTCGGTGTTTCGTTAATGGCTGGTTGGCTTCAAATGATGAAATACCGAAGCGGGAAACGAATCGGAAAG GCAGTTGATATAAAAACTCTTTCGACTCTCAATAGAGATGATCTTAGGAAAATTTGTGGAGATAATTATCCTGAATGGATATCTTTCCCTGTCTTTGAACAG GCAAAATGGTTGAACAAGCAATTGAGCAAATTATGGCCTTTTGTTGCAGAG GCAGCATCAGCTGTGCTCAAAGAATCTGTTGAACCACTCTTGGAAGACTACCGACCTACGGCAGTTAACTCACTGAAGTTTGCCAAATTGTCTCTCGGAACTGTGGCTCCGAAGATTGAAG GTATTCGTGTTCAGAGCCTTAAGAAAGGTCAAGTCACGATGGATATTGATCTTCGGTGGGGTGGTGATCCAAATATAGTTTTAGAAGTTGATACACCTGTTGGTAATATACCAATTCAG TTGAAGGATCTTCAAGTTTTTACGGTTGTTCGAGTCATTTTCCATCTTGCTGAAGAGATGCCTTGTATTTCTGCACTACTTGTTGCTCTTCTTTCTGAG CCAAAACCTAGAATTGATTACACTCTGAAGGCTGTTGGTGGAAGCTTAACTGGACTTCCTGGAATTTCGGATATGATTGAT GATACCGTGGAGTCAATTGTCACAGACACGCTTCAATGGCCACACAGAATTGTTGTTCCAATGGGTGGTACAGCAGTTGATGCAAG TGAATTCGAGCTTAAACCTGAGGGAAGGTTGACAGTTACAGTAGTGAGAGCTAATGATTTAAAGAACTTGGAAATGATTGGAAAATCCGATCCCTATGTGGTCGTGCACATTCGACCTCGGTTCAAGGTTAAAACAAAAACCATTGATAACAACTTGAGTCCTGTTTGGAATGAAACATTTGAGTTGATTGCAGAAGACAGAGAGACACAAGGACTAACTGTAGAG GTTTTCGACAAGGATATCGGGCAAGACCAGAGATTAGGAATCGCGAAAGTTCGTTTGAGTGAACTGGAACCCGAGAAACCAAAGGAAGTTAATCTGAGGCTTCTGGTCTCACTTGATACACTTAAAGTAAAAGATAAGAAGGACAGAGGAACTTGTACCATTAAG CTTTTGTACCATCTGTTTAGCAAGGAGGAACAATTGGCTGCGctagaagaagaaaagaggatCTTAGAAGcaagaaaagaaatgaaagaagcAGGAGTTATCGAGAGCACGGCGGATGCGGTCGATGCGTCGGCATCTGGGTCCAGTACCACTACCGGAGGTAGTGGGATCATGGGGAGTGTTGGTAGAGAACTGAGCAAAGCAGGGAAATTCATGGGCAGGACAATAACAGGGCATAGCAAAAGAATTGAATAG
- the LOC121224110 gene encoding UTP:RNA uridylyltransferase 1 encodes MPGGGGDAPREPTANGGEFLLSLLQKPPQQQQQQQRQSPLLSRVTPMLIPQPLQQQQLQQQPLPLDPAVAAVGRVFPLQSPSWPSNGRDLSTPWAQTISSPLVPNFLGFPQNPWSSSGNQFVGNRGDLNDDLRRLGFPSVDNNSNNLIQQKHPEQQQQQQQKLVFGSFPSDIQILQKPEGLLNGNLFEKSNLDLSKPANSSPYAFQHQSERGKQQQHHVGNYRETLRPPPGFSGKPRGGGGSRDFGARRNHLEHNVDKLRAEYSQLSNDNEMGLRGQLDHPGPPAGSNLQSGTDIKESLMELHRFGGGQVDEVGERIVESLLIEEESEDKNDKKHHRHEKESRLDNRGQRLLSQRLRMLKRQMECRSDIHRLNAPLLAIYESLNPPKEEKTKQQQLLASLEKLVWKEWPQAKLFLYGSCANGFGVSRSDIDICLALNEDINNKSEILLKLADILQSDNLQNVQALTRARVPIVKLMDPVTGISCDICINNVLAVVNTKLLRDYAQIDARLRQLAFIVKHWAKSRGVNETYRGTLSSYAYVLMCIHFLQQRRPAILPCLQGMEKTYNVTVDNIECAYFDQIEKLLNFGSSNKETVAQLVWGFFNYWAYGHDYANSVISVRTGSIISKQEKDWTRRIGNDRHLICIEDPFETSHDLGRVVDKFSIRVLREEFERAADIMQFDPNPCVKLFEPYVHS; translated from the exons ATGCCTGGCGGTGGTGGCGACGCGCCACGGGAGCCCACCGCCAACGGTGGCGAATTCCTTCTTTCTTTACTCCAAAAACCCcctcaacaacaacaacaacaacaacggCAATCTCCATTGCTCTCTAGAGTTACTCCTATGCTTATACCTCAACCGTTACAGCAGCAGCAGCTGCAACAGCAACCGTTGCCGTTAGATCCTGCTGTTGCGGCAGTTGGGCGGGTATTTCCTTTGCAGTCGCCATCTTGGCCGTCGAACGGACGAGATCTCTCCACTCCGTGGGCGCAAACGATTTCCTCGCCTTTGGTTCCTAATTTTCTAGGCTTTCCACAAAACCCTTGGTCTTCCTCGGGAAATCAATTCGTTGGCAATAGAGGGGATTTAAATGATGATTTGAGAAGGCTAGGGTTTCCGAGTGTGGATAATAACAGTAATAATCTGATTCAGCAAAAGCATCCAGAACAACAGCAACAGCAACAACAAAAGCTTGTTTTTGGTTCTTTTCCTAGTGATATTCAAATCCTGCAAAAGCCAGAGGGTTTGCTTAATGGGAATTTGTTTGAAAAATCGAATCTTGATTTATCGAAACCTGCGAATTCGAGTCCATACGCCTTTCAACATCAAAGTGAAAGAGGGAAACAACAACAGCACCATGTTGGGAATTACAGAGAAACTCTAAGACCACCGCCGGGGTTTTCAGGAAAGCCTAGAGGAGGAGGAGGGAGCCGTGATTTCGGAGCCAGGAGGAATCATTTAGAGCACAATGTAGATAAATTAAGAGCAGAATACAGTCAGTTGAGTAATGATAATGAGATGGGACTTCGTGGACAGCTCGATCACCCTGGACCACCGGCAGGGAGTAATCTGCAGTCCGGTACTGATATCAAAGAGTCTCTCATGGAATTGCATAGGTTTGGTGGCGGCCAGGTAGATGAAGTTGGGGAAAGGATTGTTGAGTCATTGTTGATTGAGGAAGAATCTGAGGATAAGAATGATAAGAAGCACCATCGTCACGAGAAG GAATCCAGACTAGATAACAGAGGCCAAAGGTTACTTAGCCAGAGACTTAGAATGTTAAAAAGGCAGATGGAGTGTCGCAGTGACATTCATAGGCTAAATGCACCTTTACTTGCTATTTATGAGTCACTTAATCCGCCCAAAGAGGAAAAAACTAAGCAACAACAGTTATTGGCGTCACTCGAGAAACTAGTTTGGAAAGAATGGCCTCAAGCAAAGTTATTTCTTTATGGTTCATGTGCTAATGGTTTCGGGGTTTCAAGAAGTGATATTGATATCTGTCTTGCACTTAATGAGGATATTAAcaacaaatctgaaatcttgttaAAGTTGGCGGATATTTTGCAGTCGGATAATCTTCAGAATGTGCAG GCACTGACTCGTGCTAGAGTCCCCATAGTAAAGCTTATGGATCCAGTGACTGGAATTTCCTGTGATATATGCATAAACAATGTATTGGCTGTAGTAAATACAAAGCTTCTAAGGGATTATGCACAGATAGATGCAAGATTACGGCAGTTGGCATTTATTGTGAAACACTGGGCTAAATCCAGAGGAGTGAATGAAACTTATCGCGGAACTTTATCTAGCTATGC GTATGTTTTGATGTGCATTCATTTCTTACAGCAAAGGAGACCGGCTATCCTTCCATGCTTGCAG GGGATGGAGAAAACCTACAATGTCACCGTGGATAATATCGAGTGTGCTTACTTTGATCAAATCGAAAAACTTCTCAACTTCGGATCTTCTAACAAGGAAACTGTTGCTCAACTGGTTTGGGGTTTCTTCAACTACTGGGCATACGGTCATGATTATGCAAATTCAGTAATATCCGTTCGCACAGGAAGCATAATCAG TAAGCAAGAAAAGGATTGGACGAGGAGAATTGGCAACGATCGGCACTTAATCTGCATAGAGGATCCATTCGAGACATCTCACGATCTGGGCAGAGTGGTGGACAAGTTTAGCATAAGGGTATTACGAGAAGAGTTCGAACGCGCTGCGGATATCATGCAGTTTGATCCAAATCCATGTGTGAAACTGTTTGAACCTTATGTTCATAGTTAG